The genomic DNA TGAGCCTGGCCGACAGGGCTATTTTTTCCTCGGTGACCTTGGCCAGAGCGTCGGACAAGTCCTGCATGAGCCTGTCGACCTGCACGCGGTCATACCCGAAAAATGCTCGGGGAATGGCACGGTTGATAAGGTCGATCCGGTTCATGGTCTTTCCGTGTCGGGCGCCGGCTAGGCGCCCATGGTCTGCATCGCGAGATAGCCCAGGGAACGGACAAGCACGATGTCGAGAAACTGCAAGGCCAGAATGACCGCCACCGGGGACAGGTCAATGCCGTTGACGTACAAAAAGGGCAGAAGGCGCCGCGCGCGCCAGAGCACGGGTTCCGTCAGGGCGCGCAAGGTGCGGACGATGGGGTTGTAAGGATCGGGGTTAACCCATGAGAGCACGGCGGAAATAATGATGATCCACGTATACAGCCAGATGACCGTGTGGATGACGTGCCCCGCCGCGGCAAAAATGGTGGACAGAAAATACATGGAACCTCCGTATGAAGACGGCCCGCAGGCCATTCAACCATATACACTAAGACCGTTTCACCCCATGGCAAGCGCTTGCGGGAAATTTTCCGGCCGCGCCCA from uncultured delta proteobacterium includes the following:
- a CDS encoding conserved hypothetical protein (Evidence 4 : Homologs of previously reported genes of unknown function); the protein is MYFLSTIFAAAGHVIHTVIWLYTWIIIISAVLSWVNPDPYNPIVRTLRALTEPVLWRARRLLPFLYVNGIDLSPVAVILALQFLDIVLVRSLGYLAMQTMGA